The following proteins come from a genomic window of Metarhizium brunneum chromosome 2, complete sequence:
- the mak1 gene encoding Peroxide stress-activated histidine kinase mak1: protein MHSLDSPPLDINYYISPSTCVDSTTPDSTRATAEASTVAAVNPASPPSPSHTSPTTRKLAAGSGITRDGVIVGKFVLVEEAEAEDAAHISTGHARTRMAQRRSSYPFSSASELSGRGLREWQSSKERRFHGDEAIAPHTAAEGNCSPAGTDLGNHPPAAVLATSQQQLNEYRARLARDQEIRELSLKGLLMTQSEKTRVSPILEEAAGMSSPPMLTAALTTTSTESGNTVRGTMTPAAVAQTPSYPFPRMARFPSHQTSSKWVPYQPTASPLSRQQFQSPLEYRGLLDKVSSESSTPASNVAFEPPGAASENPHGFDFPSPNLYDLSLMLSAEPGLDAWWNTVVQIMRDIYKAERVTLAIPADTTDIENVPWGQKATYNEHQEDELSLGYLAKASSASDGAAAFDDRTADSPSTAAPRPGLRTRHSYTAFEENKHKSLDQNSIMPPPKRPTNLSRSKTQYPSPRVAAELHDDYTKLNKDALDEHDATAETQQAIPSWEAPFMARYEGQGQVLPVLQALDYEADPLIDHTGVMRVLERGRPVALTRTYPYLPRTKPDPKQTVEQKSASKGSSADSKRIKRPRTESVSKLSTIFAGTTQSKGMGNNHVGDKLKTTTISSSLDDEDPRPPTPKYEEYEQAPPSPWSQSPAPSPAVRADPKENPFFTDAMVDEDSFNPGSPPTSYTGMRPPEAIGVDNSWTVLHIPLTHVLLSKPTRSFKLDTAALEQKSHLRSRDERHVSAEADQVSPEQVKRNRSSPIAVLSILSPIIPYPSNLRHSLENLAPHMATSFSLCRHYSNLETELAGLRRRRPSTTGFGAVAPFGSHVDGGAFLASAQALVHQNSLGGSITSPSDYSAISKSTTASPLVTPGWEHGSLNHLVDRRQPLGSPSGSQALESYFATKQRLVVKEASTSATQRPRTVSKDSSPSEKRHSSLAGVRFGNEAASSPQQQVVERGYFESEDSMTKPQKEEEEDEEDAGAPSSSGGGASELVSDKTEDGGKADLNTNNNDASHYGHSVLHSYGADFSSTFQSLPPSSSLSARLPPTPAVPPRSGSLTSMAGDMPPPSDRLKGLILDSLPAHVFVSLPQTGETVWVNSRFLSYRGQTVADLSADPWGSIHPDDRAGYLKAWGHSLRTGEQFSRSVRIKRFDGAYRWFYARAVASKDKRGVIMQFLGSYMDIHDQHIAELKAARQEEIEASEAKHRLLANLIPQIIFTATEDDAITFANDQWLSYTGQSFEDSLGLGFMDHVHPDDLARCRIPIEHGGQPLNDAQSPPEEKGHGGASSSGTQTTPTARNVQQQPAVGKSGMRNVQPALSRASSSGSESIYSLPSAELTELARKGIIKVTTDTSGRLSYTTEVRLRSKTGEYRWHLIRCVEIDTFDFGRGASSYFGSATDINDHKLLEAKLKEAMESKGRFLSNMSHEIRTPLIGISGMVSFLQDTTLNEEQRDYTNTIQTSANSLIMIINDILDLSKVDAGMMKLKYEWFHTRSLIEDVNELVSTMAIAKRLELNYLVEADVPAWVKGDKVRIRQVLLNVIGNAIKFTAEGEVFSRCRVYTEEDPAVCNENEIMLQFAITDTGRGFTKEEAELIFKPFSQIDGSSTRQHGGSGLGLVISRQLVELHGGKMEGTAIPGKGSTFTFTARFTLPSPEDHPNIPISPGSTASTGSRQGSSENVNHQTTGLSAVEELRGSSSSPREGEEEGANPKGIHSASPVSACASGSLEPPSRPPRYLTGPPSTASGHSGLARFSEAAKASGQDLSQMKLEMAVDRGSPPRPSTSEVGSPPPKSDLRPPLYSILIICAQHHSREATTQHIEMTLPKDVPHRITAIASIEDAEPFLGGEDAMRFTHIVLNLASAEAIIDVMDRITKSQKIEGTTIVILCDSVQRQAVQKLAADTKHERFLSENLVTFIYKPVKPSRFAVIFDPEKVRDLSTDRNRSTAQQMVENQKASYQEIEKRMGNKGYRVLLVEDNPVNQKVLNKYLKKIGVEVEVAVDGVECTEIVFSKPHSYYSLILCDLHMPRKDGYQACREIREWEKLSSLPKLPIIALSANVMSDVQEKCVAAGFSDYVTKPVDFIDLSRAMAKFF, encoded by the exons ATGCACAGCCTTGACTCTCCTCCCCTGGACATTAACTACTACATCTCGCCCTCGACCTGTGTCGACTCGACGACGCCCGACTCGACGCGTGCCACCGCAGAGGCTTCCACTGTGGCCGCCGTCAACCCAGCTTCTCCTCCGTCTCCGTCGCATACATCGCCCACGACTCGCAAGCTAGCTGCTGGGAGTGGTATCACCAGAGATGGAGTGATTGTGGGCAAGTTTGTATTAGtagaagaagcagaagcagaagacgCCGCACACATTTCCACTGGGCATGCACGTACTAGAATGGCTCAACGCCGCTCCAGCTACCCCTTCTCTTCAGCGTCCGAACTGTCGGGCAGGGGCCTGCGAGAGTGGCAGAGCTCAAAGGAACGACGATTCCATGGCGACGAAGCTATCGCTCCTCACACGGCAGCAGAAGGCAACTGCTCGCCTGCAGGCACGGATTTGGGCAAccatcctccagcagcagtcCTGGCTACTTCGCAGCAACAGCTCAATGAATATCGCGCCAGGTTGGCTCGGGACCAGGAGATCCGCGAACTCTCACTTAAAGGTCTGCTCATGACGCAGTCGGAAAAGACCCGAGTTTCTCCCATCctagaagaagcagcaggcaTGTCTTCTCCGCCAATGCTCACGGCGGcgctcaccaccacctcgaCCGAGTCTGGCAACACCGTCCGCGGCACCATGACCCCGGCAGCAGTCGCACAAACACCTTCGTACCCCTTTCCCCGAATGGCCAGATTTCCTTCCCATCAAACGTCGTCCAAATGGGTTCCCTACCAACCGACGGCGAGTCCGTTATCACGGCAACAATTCCAGTCGCCCTTGGAATACCGCGGTTTGCTGGACAAGGTTTCATCAGAGTCATCCACGCCAGCATCGAATGTCGCGTTTGAGCCGCCAGGAGCTGCCTCCGAGAATCCTCATGGTTTCGATTTCCCCTCTCCGAACCTCTACGACTTGTCTCTGATGCTGTCTGCTGAGCCTGGGTTAGATGCGTGGTGGAATACAGTGGTACAAATCATGAGGGACATCTACAAAGCAGAGCGAGTGACGCTGGCCATTCCTGCCGACACGACTGACATTGAAAATGTTCCTTGGGGTCAAAAAGCCACATACAATGAGCATCAAGAAGACGAGCTGAGCCTCGGCTACCTGGCAAAGGCGAGTAGTGCTTCCGATGGGGCAGCGGCGTTTGACGATAGAACCGCAGACTCGCCCTCTACTGCAGCCCCCCGGCCAGGGTTGCGGACCCGCCACTCATATACCGCCTTTGAGGAAAACAAACACAAGTCGTTGGACCAAAACTCAAtaatgccgccgccgaaaagACCGACTAATTTATCGAGAAGTAAGACGCAGTATCCTTCACCGCGGGTCGCGGCAGAGCTTCATGATGACTACACCAAGTTGAATAAGGACGCTCTGGATGAGCATGACGCCACGGCCGAGACTCAACAGGCAATCCCCAGCTGGGAGGCCCCGTTCATGGCCCGCTACGAAGGCCAGGGACAGGTCCTGCCTGTTCTGCAAGCCCTGGATTATGAAGCTGATCCCCTAATTGACCATACCGGTGTTATGCGAGTGCTCGAGCGTGGTCGACCCGTGGCTCTAACCCGAACATATCCATACCTTCCCAGAACAAAGCCCGACCCTAAGCAGACCGTTGAACAGAAGTCAGCTTCCAAGGGAAGCAGTGCAGATTCCAAGAGAATCAAAAGACCGCGAACCGAGTCCGTGTCAAAATTGTCGACGATTTTCGCAGGAACAACACAGTCCAAGGGTATGGGTAATAATCATGTTGGCGACAAGCTCAAAACGACCACTATATCATCGTCattggacgacgaggatccCCGGCCACCAACCCCAAAGTATGAGGAGTACGAACAAGCGCCGCCGTCCCCGTGGTCCCAATCACCAGCTCCGTCTCCTGCCGTTCGAGCCGACCCGAAGGAGAACCCCTTCTTCACAGATGCCATGGTCGACGAAGACTCTTTTAACCCCGGCTCACCCCCCACGAGCTACACAGGAATGCGTCCGCCGGAAGCGATTGGCGTCGATAATTCTTGGACTGTCCTTCACATACCCCTGACCCACGTCCTTCTCTCCAAGCCAACGCGGTCATTCAAGCTTGATACGGCGGCGCTTGAACAAAAGTCACATTTACGAAGCAGGGATGAGCGGCATGTAAGCGCTGAGGCCGACCAAGTCTCTCCCGAACAAGTAAAACGAAACCGATCGTCCCCCATCGCTGTCCTCTCCATCCTTAGCCCGATTATACCTTATCCTTCCAATCTGAGGCACTCTTTAGAAAACCTGGCGCCGCACATGGCCACTTCTTTCTCGCTTTGTCGTCATTACAGCAACCTTGAAACCGAATTAGCCGGCcttcgacgacgacggccttcGACAACCGGCTTCGGGGCGGTTGCCCCGTTCGGAAGCcatgtcgacggcggcgcgtTTCTGGCATCGGCGCAGGCTCTTGTTCATCAGAACTCTCTTGGAGGAAGCATTACCAGTCCCAGCGACTATTCGGCCATCTCGAAAAGTACAACTGCCTCACCATTGGTTACACCTGGCTGGGAACACGGCTCGCTGAATCATCTTGTTGACCGGCGCCAACCTCTTGGTAGTCCGTCAGGTTCACAAGCCCTAGAGAGCTATTTCGCAACCAAGCAAAGACTAGTAGTAAAGGAGGCGTCGACTTCGGCGACTCAACGGCCGCGAACTGTCTCCAAAGATAGCTCCCCCAGCGAGAAAAGGCATTCGTCTCTGGCTGGGGTTCGATTTGGGAATGAGGCGGCTTCTAGCCCCCAGCAGCAAGTGGTTGAAAGAGGCTATTTCGAATCTGAAGATTCCATGACGAAACCCcaaaaggaggaggaagaggatgaggaggacgCCGGTGCCCCGAGTAGcagtggtggcggcgcttcTGAGCTGGTGAGTGACAAGACCGAGGACGGAGGCAAGGCAGACCTCAATaccaacaacaacgacgCATCTCACTATGGTCACAGTGTGTTGCATAGCTATGGCGCCGACTTTTCTTCAACCTTCCAATCGCTGCCTCCGAGCTCTAGTTTGTCGGCTAGACTGCCTCCCACCCCAGCCGTACCACCGCGTAGCGGCTCGTTGACGTCCATGGCTGGAGACATGCCACCTCCATCCGATAGGTTAAAGGGTCTCATACTAGACTCGCTGCCTGCCCATGTCTTTGTGTCATTGCCCCAAACAGGCGAGACTGTGTGGGTGAATAGTCGCTTCTTATCGTATCGTGGGCAGACGGTAGCAGACCTGTCGGCTGATCCATGGGGGAGCATTCATCCCGATGACCGAGCGGGCTATCTCAAAGCCTGGGGCCACTCGCTTCGGACAGGCGAACAGTTTTCAAGATCCGTTCGTATAAAGAGATTTGATGGTGCATACCGCTGGTTCTATGCCCGCGCTGTGGCGTCAAAGGACAAGAGAGGAGTCATCATGCAATTCCTGGGCTCGTATATGGACATTCATGACCAGCATATTGCCGAGCTAAAGGCTGCTCGACAAGAAGAAATCGAGGCTTCCGAGGCCAAACACCGACTGCTCGCAAACCTTATCCCACAAATCATCTTTACGGCCACCGAGGATGACGCCATTACGTTTGCCAATGACCAGTGGCTGTCCTACACCGGGCAGAGCTTTGAGGATTCGCTCGGTCTTGGGTTCATGGACCACGTACACCCTGATGATCTAGCGAGATGTCGGATTCCAATTGAACACGGAGGTCAGCCTTTGAATGACGCACAATCACCTCCGGAAGAAAAGGGTCACGGTggagcatcgtcgtcgggAACCCAGACTACGCCAACGGCGCGCAAtgtgcagcagcagccagctgTTGGCAAGTCAGGAATGCGAAACGTGCAGCCTGCGCTGTCCAGAGCCAGCAGCTCCGGTTCCGAGTCCATCTACTCCCTCCCATCCGCCGAGCTCACAGAACTCGCACGAAAGGGCATAATCAAGGTGACGACGGATACAAGCGGCAGGCTGTCATACACTACCGAGGTCCGACTGCGGTCTAAGACTGGCGAGTACCGATGGCACCTCATTCGTTGCGTCGAAATCGACACGTTTGATTTCGGACGGGGAGCCAGTTCTTATTTTGGCTCTGCTACCGACATTAATGATCACAAGCTTCTGgaggccaagctcaaggaagcCATGGAATCCAAAGGTCGGTTTCTGAGCAACATGTCTCACGAGATTCGAACACCTCTCATTGGTATCTCGGGCATGGTGAGCTTTTTGCAGGACACAACGCTCAATGAGGAGCAAAGAGACTACACCAATACAATTCAGACCAGCGCCAACAGCCTGATCATGATTATTAATGACATTTTAGACCTGTCAAAGGTAGACGCCGGCATGATGAAGCTAAAGTACGAGTGGTTCCACACGCGGTCTCTGATTGAGGACGTGAATGAACTCGTatcaaccatggccattgccaagcGCCTCGAGCTGAACTACCTTGTCGAAGCAGATGTGCCTGCGTGGGTAAAGGGCGACAAGGTTCGAATTCGCCAAGTCCTGCTCAATGTTATTGGAAATGCAATCAAATTTACGGCCGAGGGCGAAGTGTTTAGCCGGTGCAGAGTGTATACCGAAGAGGACCCGGCAGTTTGCAACGAGAATGAAATTATGCTTCAATTTGCCATTACCGATACAGGCAGGGGCTTCACAAAGGAGGAGGCAGAACTGATCTTTAAGCCATTTAGCCAGATAGACGGAAGCAGCACccggcaacatggcggaAGCGGCCTGGGACTGGTGATTTCTCGACAACTTGTTGAGCTTCATGGTGGCAAGATGGAAGGCACGGCTATTCCTGGCAAAGGGTCAACGTTTACATTCACTGCTCGATTTACCTTGCCATCGCCCGAAGATCATCCCAACATCCCAATTAGTCCTGGATCAACCGCCTCCACTGGATCAAGACAAGGGTCGTCCGAAAATGTTAACCATCAAACTACAGGACTTTCCGCGGTTGAAGAGTTGCGAggcagtagtagtagccCAAgggaaggagaagaagaaggggcAAATCCTAAGGGAATACACTCTGCATCCCCCGTATCCGCCTGTGCAAGTGGTAGCCTGGAACCTCCGAGTCGCCCTCCGAGATATCTCACAGGCCCCCCCTCGACTGCTTCTGGCCATTCCGGTCTGGCTCGGTTTAGtgaggcagccaaggccagtGGACAGGACTTGTCCCAAATGAAATTGGAAATGGCCGTGGACAGAGGGTCGCCGCCGAGACCGTCAACGTCAGAGGTTGGCAGCCCTCCTCCAAAGAGTGACTTGCGCCCACCACTGTACTCAATCTTGATCATCTGTGCGCAGCACCACAGCCGCGAAGCAACGACGCAACACATTGAAATGACACTACCCAAGGACGTTCCTCATCGGATCACGGCCATTGCTTCCATCGAAGACGCGGAGCCTTTCCTTGGCGGCGAAGATGCCATGCGATTTACTCACATCGTTCTCAACTTGGCGTCTGCCGaggccatcattgatgtcatGGATCGAATTACCAAGTCGCAGAAAATCGAGGGAACCACCATTGTGATTCTCTGTGACTCTGTACAACGACAAGCCGTTCAGAAGCTAGCTGCCGATACGAAGCACGAGCGTTTCCTGTCAGAGAATCTCGTTACCTTTATATACAAGCCTGTCAAGCCGTCGCGATTCGCAGTCATTTTCGACCCGGAAAAAGTACGAGATCTCAGCACGGACAGAAACCGATCTACGGCGCAACAGATGGTTGAGAACCAAAAGGCCAGTTACCAAGAGATTGAGAAGCGCATGGGCAACAAGGGGTACAGAGTGCTGCTTGTGGAGGACAATCCTGTGAATCAGAAGGTGTTGAACAAGTATTTGAAGAAGATTGgagtcgaggtcgaggttgctgttgacggcgtcgagtGCACGGAAATTGTCTTTTCCAAGCCTCATAGCTACTACTCCCTGATTCTG TGTGACCTCCATATGCCACGAAAAGACGGCTACCAGGCATGCCGTGAAATACGAGAATGGGAGAAGCTGTCGAGTTTGCCCAAGCTGCCAATTATTGCACTGTCAGCTAATGTCATGTCTGATGTGCAAGAAAAATGTGTTGCGGCGGGTTTCAGCGACTACGTGACAAAACCCGTCGACTTTATCGATTTAAgcagggccatggccaagttctTTTGA
- the DET1 gene encoding Broad-range acid phosphatase DET1, with amino-acid sequence MAKPRLIILIRHGQSEGNKNREIHQTVPDHRVKLTPEGWSQAHEAGRRLRNLLRPDDTLQVFTSPYRRTRETTEGLLATLTSDDPEPSPFRLSNIKVYEEPRLREQDFGNFQPCSAEMERMWQERADYGHFFYRIPNGESAADAYDRVSGFNESLWRQFGDDDFASVFTHGLMSRVFLMKWYHFTVEYFEDLRNVDHCEFLIMRKQENGKFLLETKLRTWSELRRERALANSSSSSSIKEKEKDDTSKLDRTRTFVVTRKWGGCPNGCNHTDHYKRRHDLEALRQKDNELSGHAAAASAAANGGMISARRHRHKSTVSMGDGDDEYSDQHVLGDAPLEKTRSLDEVMSSPDGTPSYITAEDRLRSLKSPPLHLGRDFGGTYSGHASLAGSDSDVSSDLGRRCRRRKTSHNGEEQAPRSNGDTSHCMGAHANRLGDAPPAAGSDMEDLDAAEKEDRSIRGSVY; translated from the exons ATGGCAAAGCCGAGATTAATTATACTCATTCGACATGGCCAGTCGGAAGGAAACA aAAACCGCGAGATCCACCAAACCGTCCCAGACCACCGGGTAAAGCTCACGCCCGAAGGCTGGTCCCAAGCCCACGAGGCCGGCCGCCGCCTGCGCAACCTCCTCCGCCCAGACGACACCCTCCAGGTATTCACATCGCCTTACCGACGCACGCGCGAAACCACAGAGGGCCTCCTCGCCACCTTGACGTCCGACGACCCGGAGCCCTCGCCGTTCCGCCTGTCCAACATCAAGGTCTACGAGGAGCCTAGGCTGCGCGAGCAAGACTTTGGCAACTTCCAGCCATGCAGCGCCGAGATGGAGCGCATGTGGCAGGAGCGCGCAGACTACGGACACTTCTTCTACCGCATCCCCAACGGCGAGagcgccgccgacgcctACGACCGCGTGAGCGGCTTCAACGAGAGTCTATGGCGCCAattcggcgacgacgactttgccaGCGTCT TCACTCACGGCCTCATGTCGCGCGTCTTTCTCATGAAATGGTACCACTTCACAGTCGAATACTTTGAAGACCTCCGCAACGTTGACCACTGCGAGTTCCTCATCATGCGCAAGCAAGAAAACGGCAAATTCCTCCTCGAAACCAAGCTCCGCACGTGGTCTGAACTCCGCCGAGAACGAGCCCtcgccaacagcagcagcagcagcagtatcaaggaaaaggaaaaggacgacACCTCCAAGCTCGACCGCACACGCACCTTTGTCGTGACCCGGAAATGGGGCGGCTGTCCCAACGGTTGCAACCACACTGACCACTATAAGAGGCGTCACGACCTCGAGGCCCTGCGCCAGAAGGACAACGAGCTCAGCGgtcacgccgccgccgcctccgccgccgccaacggaGGTATGATATCCGCCCGTCGCCACCGGCACAAATCCACCGTGAGcatgggcgacggcgacgacgagtaCAGCGACCAGCACGTCCTGGGCGACGCGCCGCTCGAGAAGACACGCAGCCTGGACGAAGTCATGTCTTCGCCAGACGGCACGCCGTCCTACATCACGGCCGAGGACCGTCTGCGCAGCCTCAAGTCCCCCCCTTTACACCTCGGCCGCGACTTTGGCGGCACCTACTCGGGCCACGCATCCCTCGCCGGCTCCGACTCGGACGTGTCGTCCGACCTGggtcgccgctgccgccgccgaaagACGAGCCACAATGGCGAGGAACAAGCTCCAAGGAGCAACGGCGACACCTCTCATTGCATGGGCGCGCATGCCAATCGGCTGGGAGACGCACCGCCCGCGGCGGGCTCCGATATGGAGGACCTGGATGCCGCTGAGAAGGAGGACAGGAGCATTCGTGGGAGCGTGTACTAG
- the cct3 gene encoding T-complex protein 1 subunit gamma: MQAPVLVMNTNSGERQTGRKAQLSNIAAAKTVADIIRSCLGPKAMLKMLLDPMGGIVLTNDGHAILREIEVSHPAAKSMIELSRTQDEEVGDGTTTVIILAGEILAQALPQLERNIHPVVIISAFKRALEDAIKIIDEISLPIDIDDDKAMNQLISSSIGTKFVSRWMDQMCELALQAVRTVTWETGNGKTEVDIKRYARIEKVPGGEIEDSRVLDGLMLNKDITHPKMRRRIEKPRIVLLDCPLEYKKGESQTNIEITKEEDWNRILQIEEEQVKAMCEAIIAVKPDLVITEKGVSDLAQHYFMKANITALRRVRKTDNNRIARATGATIVNRVDDLQDSDVGTRCGLFEIEKIGDEYFTFLTKCQDPKACTILLRGPSKDVLNEIERNLQDAMGVARNVMFHPRLSPGGGATEMAVSVRLAQLAKGIEGVQQWPYKAVADALEVIPRTLVQNAGKSPVRVLTDLRAKQAEGKSSWGVNGDTGTIVDMKEYGVWEPEAIKLQSLKTAIEAACLLLRVDDICSAKKAQLGGAPGVGGGDD; this comes from the exons ATGCAAGCTCCAGTGTTGGTTATGA ACACCAACAGCGGTGAGAGGCAAACGGGAAGAAAAGCTCAACTGTCCAACATTGCCGCTGCGAAGAC TGTTGCCGATATCATTCGATCATGTCTTGGCCCCAAGGCCATGCTCAAGATGCTCCTCGACCCTATGGGCGGTATAGTCTTGACCAATGATGGACATGCTATCCTGCGGGAGATTGAGGTGTCGCACCCCGCGGCTAAGAGCATGATTGAGCTCAGCCGAACACAAGACGAGGAAGTTGGCGATGGTACCACGACCGTCATCATTCTAG CCGGTGAAATCTTGGCCCAAGCTCTCCCTCAACTCGAACGCAACATCCatcccgtcgtcatcatttcCGCCTTTAAACGTGCCCTCGAGGATGCAATCAAGATCATTGACGAAATCTCACTACCGATCGACATTGATGACGACAAGGCCATGAACCAGCTCATCTCGTCTTCTATTGGTACAAAATTCGTCTCTCGATGGATGGACCAGATGTGCGAACTTGCCCTTCAGGCCGTGCGAACCGTTACTTGGGAGACTGGCAATGGAAAGACTGAAGTTGACATCAAGCGCTATGCTCGTATCGAAAAGGTCCCCGGCGGCGAGATTGAGGACAGTAGAGTCCTGGACGGTCTGATGCTGAACAAGGACATCACACACCCCAAGATGCGCAGACGCATTGAGAAGCCCCGTATCGTCCTTCTCGACTGTCCTCTGGAGTATAAGAAGGGAGAGTCTcagaccaacattgaaattaccaaggaggaggactGGAACCGAATCCTGCAGATTGAGGAGGAGCAGGTCAAGGCCATGTGCGAAGCCATCATTGCCGTCAAGCCCGACCTTGTCATTACCGAAAAGGGCGTATCAg ACCTCGCCCAGCATTACTTCATGAAGGCCAACATTACCGCCCTTCGACGAGTTCGCAAGACCGACAACAACAGAATAGCCCGAGCCACCGGCGCCACCATTGTGAACAGAGTGGACGACCTCCAGGACTCCGACGTCGGTACGCGATGCGGTCTGTTCGAGATTGAGAAGATTGGCGACGAGTACTTCACTTTCCTTACCAAGTGCCAGGACCCCAAGGCCTGCACCATCCTCCTACGCGGTCCGTCAAAGGACGTCCTCAACGAGATTGAGCGCAATCTGCAGGATGCCATGGGCGTTGCCCGCAACGTCATGTTCCACCCTCGCCTGTcccccggcggcggcgccaccGAGATGGCTGTCTCAGTTAGACTGGCACAGCTCGCCAAGGGCATCGAGGGTGTCCAGCAGTGGCCATACAAGGCTGTTGCGGATGCTCTCGAGGTGATTCCCCGCACTCTGGTCCAGAACGCCGGTAAAAGCCCAGTGCGTGTCTTGACCGACCTACGTGCCAAGCAGGCCGAGGGAAAGAGCTCGTGGGGTGTCAACGGCGACACGGGTACCATTGTGGACATGAAAGAGTACGGCGTATGGGAGCCCGAGGCTATTAAGCTGCAGAGTCTGAAGACGGCTATTGAG GCCGCATGCTTGTTGCTCAGAGTAGACGATATTTGCAGCGCCAAGAAGGCACAACTGGGTGGCGCTCCTGGTGTTGGTGGAGGTGACGACTAA
- the Prkrip1 gene encoding PRKR-interacting protein 1, whose translation MSAPGPESIPTSADPRSRRATKKRVLSPTSSQAASLTALFAKPDQNIPLPSSAAVKRAPHIPEIYTNVQGSSAGAGSGEFHVYKASRRREYQRLREMDETLKREKDQDHFEKSRAERLQRDEEKTRKNRERREKMKARKANKGKKTGGTGVGRGEGAEDAAQGPSRHGGDPDVQEDRGEQDTTAGGAASSAPVGLVIHDDD comes from the coding sequence ATGTCCGCCCCAGGCCCCGAGTCAATCCCAACATCGGCAGACCCGCGCTCCCGCCGGGCCACCAAGAAGCGCGTCCTGTCGCCCACGTCCTCCCAGGCCGCCTCGCTAACAGCCCTCTTCGCCAAGCCCGACCAAAACATTCCCCTCCCGTCGTCCGCCGCGGTCAAGAGGGCCCCGCACATCCCCGAGATTTACACCAACGTCCAGGGGTCCTCGGCGGGCGCTGGATCCGGCGAGTTCCACGTGTACAAGGCCTCGAGGCGCCGCGAATACCAGCGTCTgagggagatggacgagACCCTGAAGCGTGAGAAGGACCAGGACCACTTTGAAAAGAGCCGCGCCGAGAGACTCCAACGAGATGAGGAGAAAACCAGGAAGAACAGGGAGCggagggagaagatgaaggcgCGGAAGGCGAACAAGGGAAAGAAGACGGGAGGCACCGGTGTTGGCCGTGGTGAGGGAGCCGAAGACGCCGCACAGGGCCCGAGTAGGCACGGAGGGGATCCAGACGTGCAGGAGGACAGGGGTGAACAAGATACAACGGCCGGAGGAGCGGCGTCTTCAGCGCctgttggccttgtcattcatgatgatgactgA